From one Coffea eugenioides isolate CCC68of chromosome 11, Ceug_1.0, whole genome shotgun sequence genomic stretch:
- the LOC113753383 gene encoding uncharacterized protein LOC113753383, translating to MAETHIQVADVPEEESHSRQLQDQTPLLKVEQTHQSQNQETTEEDQEAYTPLDKTLKTLDSFLTLLGFKQNSILSVGLSWMVFLLIGFFLPVVILQLSNCPGCEKGQIKSFELDIVASQASLAAASLICVSHNLRKYGIRKFLFVDRYTGHVERFSDQYIQKISESVRLLVLWVLPCFILKTAREVIRMLYVHHELWWQTVVILLAFVLSSTYVTIIFLSSCILFYLVCNLQIIHFDDYGKLLERQSDVLILIKEHIRLRHYLSKISHRFRIYLILVFLIVTVSQFVTLFQTTGYTGIISFINGGDFAVSSIVQVAGITLCLNAAAKISHRAQGIGSLASQWHALRTCTPTDASQFRIASSTGSLEVDHMIGSLYTSYSESDLESLEFVPTSQSTPLSSYASSYHKRQALVTYLQSNPGGITVFGWTVDRGLINTIFFIQLSLVLFVLGKTVVFTSQ from the exons ATGGCTGAAACTCATATACAAGTAGCGGACGTCCCAGAGGAGGAATCACATTCACGGCAGCTGCAAGACCAGACTCCCCTGCTCAAGGTAGAACAAACTCACCAAtcccaaaatcaagaaactacGGAAGAAGATCAAGAGGCCTACACTCCTCTTGACAAGACCCTTAAAACATTAGACTCGTTCCTTACTCTTCTGGGCTTCAAACAAAATTCAATCTTGAGTGTCGGGCTGTCTTGGATGGTTTTCCTTCTCATTGGTTTTTTCCTTCCGGTGGTTATTCTTCAACTTTCCAATTGTCCCGGTTGTGAGAAGGGCCAAATTAAAAGTTTTGAGCTGGATATTGTGGCTTCTCAGGCTAGTTTGGCAGCTGCCTCTCTTATTTGTGTGTCCCACAATTTGCGCAAGTATGGCATTAGGAAGTTTCTATTTGTTGATAGGTATACTGGTCATGTGGAGAGGTTCAGTGACCAATATATTCAGAAGATCTCT GAATCTGTCCGGTTGCTGGTGTTATGGGTACTGCCATGTTTCATTCTTAAGACTGCTCGTGAAGTCATCCGCATGTTATACGTGCATCATGAATTATGGTGGCAAACTGTCGTTATTTTACTAGCATTTGTTTTATCCTCAACCTATGTGACTATAATCTTTCTATCCTCCTGCATATTGTTCTATCTGGTCTGCAATTTACAGATTATACACTTCGATGACTATGGGAAGCTCTTGGAAAGGCAATCTGAtgttttaatattaataaaagaGCATATTCGTCTGCGGCATTATCTATCAAAAATAAGCCACAGATTTAGAATCTATCTTATTCTGGTGTTCTTGATTGTCACTGTAAGCCAGTTTGTGACTCTATTCCAAACTACTGGGTATACTGGAATCATCTCATTCATTAATGGAGGTGATTTTGCT GTCTCTTCCATCGTCCAAGTAGCTGGAATAACTCTTTGCTTGAACGCAGCTGCAAAAATATCCCACAGAGCCCAAGGAATTGGATCGCTAGCTAGTCAGTGGCATGCTTTAAGGACATGCACTCCTACTGATGCATCTCAATTCAGGATTGCTAGCAGCACTGGAAGCCTGGAGGTGGATCATATGATAGGTTCTCTCTACACAAGCTACTCAGAAAGTGATTTGGAGTCTTTGGAATTTGTCCCGACCAGTCAAAGTACACCACTCTCTTCTTATGCATCTTCATACCACAAGAGGCAAGCCCTAG TGACATATTTGCAGTCCAACCCCGGGGGAATTACGGTTTTTGGATGGACGGTTGATAGGGGACTGATCAACACCATTTTCTTCATTCAACTGTCGCTCGTGCTCTTTGTGCTTGGAAAGACCGTAGTTTTCACTTCACAGTAA